In a genomic window of Carassius carassius chromosome 43, fCarCar2.1, whole genome shotgun sequence:
- the ppm1h gene encoding LOW QUALITY PROTEIN: protein phosphatase 1H (The sequence of the model RefSeq protein was modified relative to this genomic sequence to represent the inferred CDS: inserted 2 bases in 1 codon; deleted 2 bases in 1 codon; substituted 1 base at 1 genomic stop codon), which yields SAVSSILGGFMASGSSAHELHPDPQLRFPYSRPDFLALSPDEVECSADHVSRPIHILKEMKLPWAAGYAEVINAGKSPLNDDQACCEVVELRRRSSLPSADLLEAIDSTVRPADITPHRGEGAELPLLHYPIHHLHPSAGCLSRAASLRGAHLYNAPXRFFMEKKIKQESLVVGAIENAFKEMDAHIARERMLYSISGGCTALVVVYLLGKLYVANAGESLNITKPTEAYKTVLEEDLKCPLIFVGEKKARVLATIGITRGLXDHDLKVHDSDIAIKLFLSCSPEVKIYNLSEYEHGADDVMILAIDGLWDVLSNQEVVEAVSGFLGNCDPDDQHRYTMAAQDLVMKARGVLRDQGWRIAGGSGDDISVFIIPLMHGNSQQPQPS from the exons TCGGCGGTCTCCAGCATCCTCGGCGGCTTCATGGCCTCTGGCTCCAGCGCGCACGAGCTCCACCCGGACCCGCAGCTCCGGTTCCCGTACAGCAGACCGGATTTCCTCGCGCTGTCTCCAGACGAGGTGGAGTGCTCCGCGGATCACGTCTCCAGACCCATCCACATCCTCAAGGAGATGAAGCTGCCCTGGGCCGCCGGATACGCGGA GGTGATCAATGCCGGTAAAAGCCCTCTAAATGACGACCAGGCGTGCTGTGAGGTGGTAGAGCTCAGGAGACGCTCCTCGCTGCCCAGCGCAGACCTCCTGGAGGCCATCGACAGCACAGTGAGGCCTGCTGACATCACTCCTCACA GAGGTGAAGGAGCTGAACTTCCACTACTCCACTACCCCATCCATCACCTCCACCCATCTGCTGGATGCCTGTCCCGGGCCGCTTCGCTCAGAGGGGCCCACTTATACAACGCACC GCGGTTCTTCATGGAGAAGAAGATCAAACAGGAGAGTCTGGTGGTGGGAGCCATAGAGAACGCCTTCAAGGAGATG GATGCTCATATCGCTCGAGAGAGGATGCTTTACTCTATATCTGGAGGATGTACTGCTCTTGTAGTGGTGTATTTACTTGGAAAACTGTACGTGGCCAACGCTGGTGAAAGCCTGAATATCACTAAACCAACTGA GGCCTACAAAACCGTCCTGGAGGAAGATCTGAAGTGTCCACTCATATTCGTAGGGGAAAAAAAG GCGCGTGTTTTGGCCACCATCGGCATCACTCGTGGACTCTGAGATCATGACCTGAAGGTTCACGACTCAGACATCGCTATCAAGCTGTTCCTCTCCTGCTCTCCAGAG GTGAAGATCTATAATCTCTCTGAGTATGAGCATGGCGCCGATGATGTCATGATCCTGGCTATAGATGGACTCTGGGACGTGCTGTCCAATCAGGAAGTGGTAGAGGCGGTATCTGGTTTCCTTGGAAACTGTGACCCTGATGACCAGCACAG GTACACAATGGCAGCTCAAGATCTGGTGATGAAAGCCCGAGGTGTTCTGAGGGACCAAGGCTGGAGAATC GCTGGAGGCTCTGGAGACGACATTTCAGTCTTTATAATTCCTCTAATGCATGGCAATAGCCAACAGCCTCAGcctagctga